In Antechinus flavipes isolate AdamAnt ecotype Samford, QLD, Australia chromosome 6, AdamAnt_v2, whole genome shotgun sequence, the sequence TCCCTGGACGTCCCCGGCTCCAGGGGAGAAATCAGGCCCGTAGACCGCGATCCAGCCCACGGGCTTGGGGTTCGGGGCGCTGGGGCCCCCGTAGCGGGAGACTCGGGAAGGAGGGTAGGCGGCCAGCCAGGAGTCCAGCTCACAAGGAGGGGTGCTGCGGGCATCGAAGACCAGCCAGGGGTCCATGTCGGCTGCCATAGCCTCCGCAGCCAGGTGCTCCGCCGTGAAGCCATCCTCCTGGCTCCCGTGGGGGATCTCTTCCTCCGGCAGCTCGATCCTGCAGGAAGGGGGAAAGGTGAGGCACTGCCCAGTGCCCCGGGCGCCGCCCTTCGGTAAAGTGAGAGCCTTTCCAGTGCCAGGGCTACCTTCCTGGCCCTTTAAAGAGGGAAGGCTGGGCGTCACAACCGGCAGAGGGCTGGACTTGAGTCTGCAAAGCCCCGAGTTCGAATGCTGACTGTGTAACCCCGGGTAGCCACttactgtctgcctcagtttccccgtctgtaaaatgggtacagtGATAGCACCTGCCCCCTCCCCGGGGGAGGACCGGAGCTATGTCATGGTTGGCCGCTTTGTTAAGGACCGTTTTTGTTACTAATTATAGGTGAGGACTTAAAACCCCCTCGACCCCAACTTCTCAAAGGAGATAAAGCCTCGTTCTAAGAGCACAAAACCCGGAGGGATCTAGGCAAAGGTCAGCAGCCTGGGAGTCCCGTCGGGGCCACCTTGGCCGAGGCGCCCCGTGGGTCGCACTTCGCCCCAACCCGTGGAAAAAAGGCTCCTCCTACTGGGCTCTTCCCGGGCTccgcctcccctcccccgccgGAGGGGGCGCTCGCCGCCGCTCGCATcctccccgccccgccccccccgGCCTTGGCCCCTCCCGGCTCCCGTACACTCCCGCCGCTGCCCCAGCCCGGGCCGGAGTCTCCCGCCCCACGATCCCATTGCCTTCCCTCAAGGCCCAGTCACCTCCGCCTCTCGCTTCTCTCCGTGCCAACGCGACCTGGCCCTCGCTCTCTCCGGGGCTCCTCTCCGCCGCGGGCCCTCCGCTCCGCCCACCCCACGGCCGCCGCCATCTTGGGCCGCCTGCCGCCTCAACAACAACTTTATCGGCAACCGCCGACCGCGGTCGGAGACAGCCAGAACAGAGGGAGTGAGAGGGTCGGGGAGGCGGGACTTACCCGGACGTGGCAGAGGACGCGACCAATGGGAAGCGAGGTCTCATCGCGGAGGCGCCCGGCTTGAACGCACGGGGGGCGGGGCCGTTGTAGGCGTTCCTCCATCAACAGGAAGGCGGAGCGAATGTCGTCATTCTCCACGGGTCTATCTATAGGAGGAAGGGGTGCTGGAGCGAGGCGGAGGGGAGTGTGAGCTGCAGGGTGCGCGCTAGGACCCGGAGGAGCGTGCGGAGCCCCGGCGCTAGGACCCAGAGGCGCGGGAGGGAGGCCGGCGCTAGGACCCGGGCGGGGCCGCAGCCGGAGCCGGAGAAGCCGCGGCGGCTGAGCCGGAGGAGCCGGGGCCGGAGCCGGGGCCGGAGGGCCGAGGCCGAGGTGCTGCGAGAGCGGCGGCGACACAGGAGGCCCCGAGATGCCGAGCAAGAAGAAGAAGTACAACGCGCGCTTCCCGCCGGTGAGTACTCGGCCCGGGGCCGCCCCCGGCCCCGCCTGGGCCTCCCCGCgccgcccccccctccccgcaGCTGTCCCTGTCCCCGGGGCCCGGACCCCCCGCGGCACCTCTAGCCTCGGCACCCTCGCCTGCCCCGCCCGCAGCACCGATAATCTTGGGACAGCCCCCTCTCCTCTGACCCCGCTGCCCCTCTTCCTCTGCACCCCTAACTTGGAGACCCCCGCCTGTCCCGCCGCAGCACCGCTGACCTCGGGACCCCCGCCTGTCCCCGTCCGCCAGGCCCCCCGCCCCggttccccctcctccctctccttccccgaGCCTGTGCGCCGCCCTCGTACCCCACGATGGAGCTGGGGAGGGGGCCTCACGCTGCTCTCTTCCCCACACTAAGGCCAGGATCAAGAAGATCATGCAGACGGACGAGGAGATCGGCAAGGTGGCTGCAGCTGTTCCTGTCATCATCTGTATCCTGGGGCGTGGGGACCTGGGCTGGGGGTCAGGGGGCTGGGGGTCAGAGGGCTGGGGGTCAGGGGGCTGAGGGTCAGGAGGCTGGGGGTCAGGAGGCTGAGGGTCAGGAGGCTGAGGGCTCAGAGGGCTGAGGGTCAGGGGGTTGGGGCCAGTGGGGCTGGGTgtgttttcctggttttcctttttctttttttcccttttcttgctgaggcaattggggttaagtgaagtgttaagtgtctgaggccagatttgaactcaggcccccctgacttcaggcctggtgcacTACCCACCGGGCCGCCCAGCTGCCCCCTCCCTCGGTTTTTCTTGACGCGCTCCCTCAGCCAGAGCCCTAGAACTGTTTTTGGAATCGCTTCTCAAGAAAGCCTGTCAAGTGACCCAGTCTCGGAATGCCAAGACCATGACCACCTCCCACCTGTGAGTCCCGCTCCCCAGCTCTTTCTCCCTCCGACTCCGGCCTCCTTTCCCTTTGCCTCTCTCACCTTTGGAAAGGTCACCAGATTCTGGATTAGAAGACCCCGCTCTGCCCTTCCCGCAGCTAAATCTTTTCCTGGTTCTGGACCGTTTTTGTGGGAGCTCTAAAATTAGGGGGATAAATTCGAAAACTTCCAAGGTTCCCTCGCAAGAGCCCCACCCCCATCCTCTGTCAAGAACCCCTGGAGCCCAAAGGAGGCGCTCAGCCCCCTCATCTCCCCTCCTAGGAAACAGTGCATTGAGTTGGAGCAACAGTTTGATTTCCTGAAGGACCTGGTGGCCGCCGTGCCGGACATGCAGGGAGACGGAGAAGACAATCACCTGGACGGCGAGAAAGGGGCGCGCAGGTGAGGGGCGCGCAGGTGAGGGGCGCGCAGGTGAGGGGCGCGCAGGTGAGGGGCGCGCAGGTGAGGGGCGCGCAGGTGAGGGGCGTGCAGGTGAGGGGCGCGCAGGTGAGGGGCGCGCGGTGAGGGGCGTGCAGGTGAGGGGCGTGCAGGTGAGGGGCGCGCAGGTGAGAGGCGCGCAGGTGAGGGGTGCAGGGAGCGCGCTCCTTTCCCTCCCCGGGAGGCGTTTGGTTTCACAGAAAACATCTTCAGAATCATTCCCAACCTAAGCAGCGCCAGAAAAAGGGGGAACGCTTCTTGTTCAGAGAAGTTAGGAAACATTTATTCGGCTCCTGCTGTCGCCGGGCACTGGAAACCCcgattttctgtctctctctttacgCACGCATGCACGCTCACGTGTCAAAGTTCAgcctcttgctttctttttgagcgtttttattgctatcttttgtctttatgtcaCCGGAGTTTCTCAGAATCGCACCCTCCCTACTCCTTCCCAGAGAGAAGTACTGTGTAGCCAAtaaggttgtttgtttgttttttgctgaggcaatcagggctagtgacttgcccagggtcacataggaggaagtgttaagtgtctgagaccagatttgaacgcgggtcctcctgacttctagcTGGTGCTCCATAGCTGCGCCACCCAGCTATCCCACCAATaaagtttttaaaggaaaaaagtcagaACTGATCAGCCATTAGAAAAAGTCTGCACGTGAGGGCAGCGCTCCACCCCCGGGGACCTCGCCTCAGCCGCGGGGTCGGAGCGGGGGAGGGCTTCTCCAGCCAGTGTTCACGGCTCGACGCTCCGTGCACGGTGCTCCTGGGTCTCTTTGTTCCTTACTTACGCATCGTTCGTACAAATCTCCGGGGTTTCTCTGAgaccctccctttccccttctgacGGCCCCACGGTCCGTTATCCTCCCGGAGTATTTGACCCAGGTCTCCAAAGGGCCTCCCTGACCCAGGCCCCCTCTGCTTTCGGTGACCCGTGCTCTCGAGCATTCATAAACGTTCTTCGCTGtcgccttagtttccccatttggAAAGTTCTCAAGTCTTATGTCTGACTCTAGGGGCCGGAAGCCTGGGAGCAGCCGGAAAAATGGTGGTGccggaggaaaagggaaagacaaaaagCAGTCCGGCACAGACTCGGAGCAGGAGGTAAGCCGGCCCCTTAGACCGTCAGCTCGCCCAGGGCAGGGCCTGCTTCCTTCGGTGTCTCTGGGCACAGAGGGCTCCTGCTTGATTGCCGCTGAGCTCACGGCCTGGCCCTGGGCCTCTGCCACCTCTAAAAGAAGGCTGCCGGCCTCCCCGGCCTCCCCCAGCCTCTCTGACGTCCCTGAGCCCTCGGCCCGGCCCCTTCCCTCTGAGCTCAGGCTGTCCGAGGGGCTGACCTGGCTGATGCCGCCCACAGGATGATTCTGAggacacagagacagatggggaggaggagatgCCCCAGCCCCCAGCCCAACCCAGCCGGCCCCCGGCCCCCTTCCAGAGGTGAGGTTGGCGGCCAGGATGGGGAGCGTCGTGGGATGGGGAGGCGTATTCTGAGGGGAATACAGAGGGTCTGTCTGTGGGGGAGGGGCACCCTAGGTGGGAGACGGGCCCCCAGTTCTCCAG encodes:
- the DRAP1 gene encoding dr1-associated corepressor produces the protein MPSKKKKYNARFPPARIKKIMQTDEEIGKVAAAVPVIISRALELFLESLLKKACQVTQSRNAKTMTTSHLKQCIELEQQFDFLKDLVAAVPDMQGDGEDNHLDGEKGARRGRKPGSSRKNGGAGGKGKDKKQSGTDSEQEDDSEDTETDGEEEMPQPPAQPSRPPAPFQSPPAPFLPFSSTLPLPPAPPGPTAVEEEEDYDS